TTTAAATCAAATGGAAAAACAAGGTTATGGTTATTTAATTAATCTAGTACAAGGCAAATAAAATGATTGAACAACAATTAGTGATCAAGAGTGTTTTTAGCAGGTTTAATTCCATATTTATCTCCTTGTATTTTTATGTAATAAATTAAGGTTTAAAAAATGAAAAAATATTTTTCTCTATTATTATTGGTTTTATCCTTTAATTTATATGCTGAAACGAATTTAGCAAATACCCCCCTTAAGGATCTTAATGGCAATCAAGTAACTCTTGAACAATATAAGGGTAAAAGCGTATATATAAAAATGTGGGCATCTTGGTGTTCCATTTGCTTAGCAGGGCTAGACGAAATTGATCAGTTAAGTGCCGATCCTAATAAGGATTATGAAGTGATCACTATTGTTTCACCAGATTATCGTGGTGAAAAAGAAACTGCTAAATTTATCAAATGGTACAAAGGCTTAAACTACCAAAACATCACCGTTTTGTTAGATGAAAATGCGAAAATAGTCAAAGAGGCAAAAGTCAGAGGTTATCCGTCTAGCGTGTTTGTAGATCAAAATCTCAATATCCAAAAAGTGATTGCAGGTCATTTAACAATATCTCAAATCGATGAGTCAATTAAAAAGTTTGCAAAAAGTCACTAGAGATCAATTTGCAAATTTTTACTACAATCTACCCGCTATGTTTCTTTGAACCACAAAACGAACCAAACACCAATCACTGAGCTTGTCGAAGTGTTAGGTGTTTGAGCTCGGAAGTTGTTCAGTGAACGCTTCTCGACCCTTCGATATTTCGACAAGCTCAATAACCTAGCTCAGGGAACCAAAGCGGGGAAATATCGAAATGGGACATCGAAGCGAGGGATATCGATCACGGAACTAGCCAAACACCGATCACTGAGCCTGTCGAAGTGTTAGGTGTTTGTGCTCGGAGTTGTTCGGTGAACGCTTCTCGACCCTTTGACAGGCTCAGGGAGCCGAAGCGGGAATATCGATCACGGAGGTCAGTCAAGAACGGAGACATAGTATGATTATTGATCTAATTTGTAAATTTCTATTGAAATGTGACCGCTATGATTATGTCTTATGATGCTTTGTGGAGATTTTTATATCGAGCAGCGGGAGGATATACGCAAACAAGTTTGCTAATCCTCCCCTACGGTCGATCTTTTTAACTTTTTGATTTATAAATGGTTTTGTAGGGGAGGATTTAATGAGCAAAGCGAGTGGAATATCCTCTCGTAAGCTAGATTAAAATCACAAAACCAATCAAACACCGATCACTGAGCTCTGTAGCCGAGAACGAAAACACTCCATAAAACACCGCTAGATATTACAAACTTCTCAATGCCTCAATACGTTTTTCCAATGGAGGATGGCTACTAAAAATTGCCTTACTTTTCATATTGATCATAAAGGCTGATAATGATCCTTGCATTTCCTGTGGTTCATTAATAGATTGTAAACGTTGTAATGCTGCGATCATTTTTTCTTTACCGACTAAACTCGCTGAACCTGCATCTGCTCGGAATTCACGGTAACGAGAAAACCACATTGCAATCATACTGGCCAAAATACCTAACGCAAACTCTAACACCATTGAAACCAAAAAATACATTCCTGAACGGCTTTGACCATTTTCTCCTCGAGAAATTGCACTCGCAATAATTCTGGAAATAAAAATAACAAAAGTATTCAAAACACCCTGTAATAACGTCATTGTCACCATATCACCATTCGCAATATGCGAGACCTCGTGAGCAATAACAGCCTCTGCTTCATCTTGAGTCATTGTATTCAATAAACCTGTACTCACTGCAACAAGAGAGTTACTTTTAGTTGCACCTGTTGCAAATGCATTCACATCAGAAGAATGATAAATTGCGACATCTGCCATAGGAATACCAGCCTGTTGGGTTTGACGTTGTACTGTTTCCATCAACCACTGCTCTGCATTATTACGAGGTGTTGTAATGATTTCCGCACCCACTGAACGTAATGCCATTTTTTTAGATAAAAATAAGGAGATCAAAGAGCCTGAAAAACCAAATAATGCCGCCATCAGTAATA
This DNA window, taken from Pasteurella skyensis, encodes the following:
- a CDS encoding redoxin family protein, with amino-acid sequence MKKYFSLLLLVLSFNLYAETNLANTPLKDLNGNQVTLEQYKGKSVYIKMWASWCSICLAGLDEIDQLSADPNKDYEVITIVSPDYRGEKETAKFIKWYKGLNYQNITVLLDENAKIVKEAKVRGYPSSVFVDQNLNIQKVIAGHLTISQIDESIKKFAKSH
- the htpX gene encoding protease HtpX; protein product: MMRMFLFLATNIGVMIVLGIILSLTGIERSSLSGLLLMAALFGFSGSLISLFLSKKMALRSVGAEIITTPRNNAEQWLMETVQRQTQQAGIPMADVAIYHSSDVNAFATGATKSNSLVAVSTGLLNTMTQDEAEAVIAHEVSHIANGDMVTMTLLQGVLNTFVIFISRIIASAISRGENGQSRSGMYFLVSMVLEFALGILASMIAMWFSRYREFRADAGSASLVGKEKMIAALQRLQSINEPQEMQGSLSAFMINMKSKAIFSSHPPLEKRIEALRSL